CGCACCGGTGGGCTGCGCCGTTCTGGCCTACAACTACTTCAACTTCGATTTCCAGGAGGCGGCCCACGGCCGCGCACCGGCCATGGCCACGGGCATCAAACGGGTGCGCCCCGATTTGATGGTCTTCACCTACCAGGGAGACGGGGACCTGGCCAGCATCGGCATGGCCGAGATTGTCCACGCTGCCAACCGCGGCGAAAAATTCACCACGGTTTTCGTCAACAACGCCGTTTACGGCATGACCGGCGGCCAGATGGCGCCCACCACGATGCCCAACCAGCGCACCACCACCTCCCCCTTCGGCCGCAAGGTCGAGGAGACCGGCATGCCCATCCGGATGGCCGAGCTGCTGGCCTCGCTGCAAACCCCGGCTTACATCGCCCGGCAGACGGTGCTCAAGCCGAAGTACATCGTCAAGGCCAAAAAGTGCCTCAAAAAGGCGTTTCAGTACCAGCTGGAAGGCCGCTGCTTCAGCTTTGTGGAAATGGTCAGCACCTGCCCGACCAACTGGGGACTAACACCCAGCGAAGCGGTCAAGTGGTCGGAGGAAACCCTGTTGCCCTACTACCAGCTGGGTGAATTCAAAACCCCCGAGTAGCCCGAGGAGAGGATATGCAAAGCGAAGTGATGTTTGCCGGATTTGGCGGCCAGGGGATTCTTTTGGCCGGAAAGATACTGGCCCACGCGGCCATGGAGGCGGGCTATGAAGTGGCCTGGATCCCCTCCTACGGCCCCGAGATGCGCGGCGGCACCGCCTACTGCACCGTGGTCATCAGCGACCGGCCGATCGGCTCGCCCATCATCCGCAACCCCCAGCACCTGGTGGCCATGAACCGGCCCTCGCTGGAGAAGTTCGCCCCCAGCGTGAAGGCCGGTGGGGTGGTGATCATCAACAGCTCGCTGATCCCGGTCGACGCCAAGCGCGACGACGTGGACGAACTGAAGGTCCCGGCCACCGACATCGCCGATTCCTTAGGCAGCGTCAAGGCTGCCAACATCGTGGCCCTGGCGGCTTTCGTGGCCCGCAGTGGGATCGTTGACTTCGAGCTCTTCCGGGAGTGCGTCAAGGAAGAATTCGCAGCCAAGGAAAAATTCATCCCCCTCAACATGAACGCCATCGACGCCGGCCGCAAGGCCGCCGAGAAATAAGGCCGAGGCTGCGCCCCAGCCCGCTGGCCACTCGGGCCGCCCGCTGCCCCCAAAGCGGAAATCAACCCCATGAACCTACCGGCACCCGACTACATCCTGGCGATCCAGCCCTACGAACCCGGCAAGCCCTGTGAAGAACTGGAGCGGGAGTACGGCATTTCCGATTCGGTCAAACTGGCCTCCAACGAAAACCCGCTGGGGCCTTCGCCCCTGGCGGCGGCGGCCGTCAAGGACTGCCTGAACAGCCTCCACCGCTACCCCGATGCCACCGGCTACCGATTGACCCGGCAGTTGGCGGCCAAGCTCGGCGTGAGCCCCGCCAACATCGTTCTGGGAAATGGCTCAGACGATCTCATCGGCATGCTGGCGCGGGTCTTTCTGCAGCCCGGCGACGAGGTCCTGATTCCCAAGCCGGCCTTTATGATGTACGACATCACGGTGCGCGCCGCGGGCGCCGTTCCGATATACTCCCCCTTGCGGGAGCTGGTCATCGATCTCGAGGACATGGCCCGCCGGATGGGGCCCAAAACCCGGATGGTGTTCATCACCAACCCCCACAACCCCACCGGCAGCGTGGTGACCCGGGCGGCCATGGACCGGTTTCTCTCGGCCTTGCCCGCCGGGGTGGTGGTGGTCCTCGACGAGGCCTATGTTGAGTTCGTGCGCAACCCGGACAGTCCCGACGGCTGCCGCTATCTCGACGAAAACCGGCTGCTGGTGGCGCTACGGACCTTTTCCAAGGCCTACGGTCTGGCTGGGCTGCGGATCGGCTACGGCCTCATGCCGCAGGCGGTCGCGGAGTTGCTCCACCGCATCCGCCAGCCCTTCAACACCAATGCCCTCGCCCAGGCCGCGGCCTGCGCCGCGCTGGAGGACAGCACGCACCTGGCACACACCCTGAAGACCGTGCACGAGGGCCTGGCCTACCTCCAAGCCGGTCTGCGACGCATGCAGGTCCGCTATTTTGAAACCGAGGCCAATTTCTTCCTGATCGACCTGGAACGCGACGCGGCCGCCGTCCATCAAAAACTGCTGCGCCAGGGGGTCATCGTACGCCCCATGGGCGGCTACGGGTATCCCCGCTTCCTGAGGGTCAACGCCGGCCTTCCCAGTGAAAACGAGCGCTTCTTGAAGGCGCTGGCGGCGGCCCTTTAGACCGGCCGCGACTTCTGATGAGGCAACGGGTCATGGCTTCGGATCCCACCCACCGCCGTCTGGTCATCACCATCGACGGGCCCGCCGGCGCCGGCAAGACCACGGTCAGCCGCACTCTGGCCCAGCGGCTGGGGTATCGCTACGTGGATACCGGCGCGCTCTACCGCGCGGTGGCCCTGGCGGCGCTCCAGGCCGGACTGCGGTCCGACGATGACGCGGGCCTGGAGCGGCTCTGCGGCCGACTGAAGCTCGCCTTTGCATCCGCCCAAAACGGCAGCCCGCGCCTGCTCTCAGACGGAGTCGACGTCAGCGGCCAGATCCGCTCGCCGGAGGTCACCCTGATGGCCTCGGCGGTATCGGCGCGCCCGCCGGTTCGCCGAGGGTTGCTGCGCATGCAGCGCGAACTGGGCCGCGAGGGCGGGGCCGTGTTCGAGGGCCGGGACATGGGCACGGTGGTTTTTCCGGGGGCGGACGTCAAATTTTTCCTGGATGCCTCCCCCCACACCCGGGCCCTGCGGCGCTATGCGGAAATCCATGCCACGACCGGCCAGAGCCTGGCCGAAATCGAGGCGGCCATCCGCCAGCGAGACGCCAACGACCGCAACCGGAAGCTGGCGCCGCTGCAGCCGGCGGAGGATGCCATTTCCGTGGATTCCACCGATCTCACGATTGAACAGGTGGTCGAGCAGATGCTGGGCCATGTTCTGCGAAAAAAACACCAACTCTCTGCATAATCCCGCCCGCTCCCGGCGCCGGCAGCTTTTCCCGGCCGTGGAACCTCACTTTAAAGTTGTTTTTTTTTCGTTTGTCTGATAGTAGGGTCGATTTATGCGATTCCCTTCGGAAGGGACGCAATCAAACCAGGTAAGGGGGACTTTTTGTTTCATGGAAAATTTAACAGAAAACGATTCTAAACAACCGCAGGAGTTGCAGGAAACCGCAGAGACGGCCGCCACCGCGACCAGCGACCCGTCTTTGGCCGAAGCCGACGTCGATACCGACAGCGCCCCGGCCGAAGAAACCATGGAAGACTTGATGGAAATGTACGAAGAGAGCATCAAGCGCTTCCGGGAAGGCGAGGTCGTCACCGGCAGGATCATCGCCGTTGACAAGGACTACGTTCTGGTGGACATCGGCTACAAGTCCGAAGGCCAGATCCGCATCCAGGAATTCCGCGATGAAAACGGCGAAATCAACGCCAAGCTCAACGACGAAGTCGAGGTGATGGTGGAATACTGGGATGACGAAGAGGAGCGCGTCATCCTGTCCAAGGAAAAAGCCGCCAAGGTCAAGGTCTGGGATGCCATCAAAACCTGCTACGACGACAACGGCACCATCGAGGGAGTCATCACCAACCGGGTCAAGGGCGGCTTTTCGGTGGACGTCGGCGTCCAGGCGTTTCTGCCGGGTTCCCAGGCTGATCTGCGCCCCATCCGCAATCTGGATGAGCTGGTGGGCAAAAGCTTCCCCTTCCGGATTCTCAAATACAACCGCAAACGCAGCAACATCGTGCTCTCAAGGCGGGTGCTGCTGGAAGAGGAGCGCGAGGCCAAGCGCTCCCAGACCCTCAGTTCGATCCATGAGGGCAAGATCATGGCCGGGACCGTCAAGAACATCACCGAGTACGGCGTCTTCGTCGACTTAGGCGGCCTGGACGGCCTGCTGCACATCACCGATATTTCCTGGGGGCGCGTCAAGCATCCCTCGGAGCTCTATTCCGTGGGCGACAAGATCCAGGTCAAGGTCCTGCATCTGGACCTCGAGAAAGAGCGCGTCTCGCTGGGTGTCAAGCAGCTGGTACCGGATCCCTGGACCACCGCCGCCGAAAAGTATCCGGTCGGCTCGCGGGTCAACGGGAAAGTTGTCAGCCTGACCGACTACGGCGCCTTCGTGGAATTGGAGGAGGGCATTGAGGGTCTGATCCACGTCTCGGAAATGTCCTGGACCCGCAAGGTCCGCCACCCCTCCAAGGTGGTTTCGGTGGGGGAGATGGTCGACGCGGTGGTGCTCGACATCAAGCCCGACAACCGCCGGATCTCGCTGGGGATGAAACAGGTGGTGCCCAACCCGTGGGATGTGATCAACGAGAAATACCCGATCGGGACCACCATCGAGGGCAAGATCAAGAACATCACCGACTTCGGTCTGTTCGTGGGCATCGACGAGGGCATCGACGGGTTGATCCACATCTCCGACATTTCGTGGACCAAACGCATCAAACACCCCAATGAGGTCTACAAAAAAGGTGACCTGGTGCAGGCCATCGTTCTGGACATCGACAAGGAGAACGAACGCTTTTCGCTGGGCATCAAGCAGCTCCAGTCCGATCCCTGGCAGACCGTGGCCGAGCGCTACGATGTCGGCAAGGAGATCACCGGAACGGTGACCAATGTGACCGATTTCGGTGTTTTCGTCGAACTCGAGGAAGGCATCGAGGGGCTGGTCCACGTCTCGGAGATCAGCAAGGAGAAAATCAAGACCCCCGTCGGCATGTACAACGTCGGCGACGTGATCACCGCCCGGGTGATGAACATCAATAGCGACGACCGCCGCATCGGGCTCTCCATCAAGCGGATGGACATGGAAGACGACCAATCCCTGCTCAGCGATTACGTCAACAGCATGGGACCGGCCACCTCTTCCTTCGGCGAGATTCTGCGCGAAAACTTGCAGGGCAAGCTGAACGAGGAATAAGGGCGCGCTTGCTGCCGCAAGCAGCATACAGCGACGGGCAGGGTTCGGGGAGTGCACCCCCGGCCCTGCCCGTTTTGACTTTGACAGTTCCGTAAAATGGCCAATTTCTGCGTTGCGCTGCATCTCGAAGTCGCTGCGACGTACAATCGTACGCCTCACTCCTCGAGATTTGCGCGCCGTAACTTGACCTTTTTACGAAACTGTCTGGATTTTGACTTTTTACTGGTTCATCAACTTTCACCGTCACTTTTTTTGATTCCCACCCGAACAGCCCGGGGAAGGTTCCATCATGTTCGCGCGCCGACACCCCTTTCTGTTTTTTCTGCTGGCCTTGACCGCCCTGGTGGGCGGCACCGTGGTCTGCCTTTCCCTGATCCTCACCCTGGGCTTTGGGGTTCCCCGGCTTGACCTGGGCCCGAAGGTGGGGGTGATCGAGATTTCGGGCGCCATCACCGAGGCCGAGGACACCCTCGCGCGCCTGAAAGCGTTCCGGGAGGACGACACGGTGCAGGCCATCGTCATCCGCATCGATTCCCCGGGCGGCGGTGTGGGGCCCGCCCAGGAGATCTACAGCGAAATCCGCAAGACCATACCCACCAAGAAAATCATCGCCTCCATGGGCAGCGTCGCGGCCTCGGGAGGCTACTACCTGGCGGCGGCCGCCAACGGGATAGTGGCCAACCCGGGCACCATCACCGGCAGCATCGGGGTGATCATGGGCTACACCGACCTGCAGGAGGTCTTTCGCAAGATCGGACTGACACCGGTGGTGATCAAAAGCGGGGCCTTCAAAGACATGGGCTCACCGCTGCGGGAGATGAGCGCTGAGGAGCGCGCCATCCTGCAGGGCTTCGTGGACCAGATCCACGAACAGTTCGTCCAGGCCGTGGCAGAGGGCCGCAACATGGACAGCGCCGCGGTGGCGCCGCTGGCCGACGGCCGCATCTACAGCGGACAGGAAGCCCTCAAATTGGGATTGGTGGACCGGCTCGGCAACCTCAGCGATGCCATCGCCTGGGCCGGCAACCTGGGAGGGATCGAGGGGGAGCCCGAAGTGGTCTATGCCCGCGAAAAAACCGGGGCCTTCCTGAAATACTTCCTGGAGACGGCCGTCAAGGCCGTGATCGAGCAGATCCCCGCGGCCCTCTCCGGCAGCGGGTACCTCACCCCCGGCCGCTGATACCGCCGCGACCCGGCACCTCCCCTATTCGAACATACTCACATCCCCCATCCCTCGGCGAATCACCTCGGGAACGTCGTCGATCAGCGAGATGACGCTGGAGGGTTCCCCCGCCACGATGCCGCCGTCAATCACGATGTCGATCCGGCTGCCGAAATAATCCTGGATCAGGGTCGGGTCGTGGAAGACCGACCCCTCGGGGGTGGCGGCGCTGGTGGTCAGGATCGGATTGCCCAACTCCTTGACCAGGGCGATGCAGATGGCGTTGTCGGGCACCCGAATGCCGGCCGTGCGCCGCTTGGTCAACATGATCTTCGGCACCAGGCGCGAGCCCTCCAGAACGAAGGTGTAAGGCCCGGGAAGCAGCCGTCTCATGGTTTTGTAAGCGTAGTTGGAGACTTTGGCATAGCTGCTGATGGTGGTCAGATCCGAGCAGATGAAGCTGAAAGGGTTTTTCTTGTCGCGCTGTTTGAGCTGGTAAATCCGCTCGATGGCGTGCTTGCTCATGATATCGCAGCCTATGCCGTAAAAGGTGTCGGTGGGATAGGCGATCACCCCGCCGCCCCTCAGGGTGTCGACCACTTTGCGGATCAGGCGCGGTTGGGGATTCTGGGGATTGATCTGAATCAACATGACGATCGGGTCCTGTGGTGCCTGCTGGGGGTTGAAAAACGGGCGGCCCGCGAGCAAATAAGACTCGTTCCCTATTACGCCCGAGGGTCCAAGTCAACCGCTCAAATTAAAAATTGACCTGATCCGATGCTTTCGCTATAGGGGTGGGTTAAAATTTTTCGTGCGTTCACGTGCCTGATCTTCCCCTGCCCCGGAATCCGGGTTCGCAGATGCGCGCCAACCATCTGGAGGAATTCACATGTCAATCCCCCCGCCCCAGGAGGCCTATTCTTTCGACGATGTCCTGCTGCTGCCCGGCTATTCGGACATCCTGCCCAGGGACTGCAGCACCAAAACCCGCCTAACCCGCGATCTGGCGCTCAACATCCCGGTGGTCAGCGCGGCCATGGACACCGTCACCGAATCCAGCACGGCCATCAGCATGGCCCGCGAAGGCGGGATCGGCTTCATCCACCGCAACATGGGCATCGAAAACCAGGCCCAGGAGGTTGACCGGGTCAAAAAATCGGAAAGCGGCATGATCATCAACCCGGTGACCATCACCCCGGAGCAGCCCGTGCGGGAGGTGCTCAAATTGATGGAACGCTTCCGCATCTCGGGGGTGCCCGTCACCCGCGGGGAGCAGCTGGTGGGAATCGTCACCAACCGCGACTTGCGTTTTGAAACCAACCTCGACACCCCGATCTCGGAGGTGATGACCAAGGACCAGCTGGTCACGGTTTCCGAGGGCATTTCCCTGGAGGAATCCAAGAAGCTGCTTCACCAACACCGCATCGAAAAGCTCCTGGTGGTGGACCGTCAGGGACGGCTGACCGGCATGATCACCATCAAGGACATCGAAAAAATCAAAAAATACCCCAATGCCTGCAAAGACAGCATGGGGCGCCTGCGGGTCGGGGCGGCCGTCGGGGTCGGGGCGGATATGGAGGAGCGCGCCCATGCGCTGATCGCCGCCGGGGCGGACGTTCTGGTGATCGACACCTCCCATGGGCACTCCAAGAACGTGATCGAAGCGGTCCAGCGGCTGAAGAGCACCTTCAAGGGCCTTCAGCTGGTGGCCGGCAATGTCGGCACGGCCGAAGGCGCCCAGGCCCTGATCGCTGCCGGTGTGGACAGCGTCAAGATCGGCATCGGGCCGGGCTCCATCTGCACCACCCGGATCGTGGCGGGCATCGGGGTGCCCCAGATCTCGGCCATCATGAACTGCCGCGAGATCTCCGAGAAAACCGGTGTGCCGCTGATCGCCGACGGCGGCATCAAATTTTCCGGGGACCTCACCAAGGCCTTGGGAGCCGGCGCTCACTGCGTGATGATCGGCGGTATGCTGGCGGGCGTCGAGGAGAGCCCCGGCGAGCTCATCATCTACCAGGGCCGCAGCTACAAGGTCTACCGCGGCATGGGGTCGCTGGAGGCCATGAAAATGGGCAGCAAGGACCGCTACTACCAGACCGAACAGGAAGCCGACGACAAACTCGTGCCCGAAGGCATCGTCGGCCGCGTACCCTACCGCGGCAAACTATCGGAAACCATTCACCAGCTGATGGGCGGCCTGAAAGCCGGAATGGGCTATGTGGGCTGCCGAAACGTGGAAGAACTCCACCGTAAGGCCCGTTTCATCAAGATCAGCGCCGCGGGCCTGCGCGAAAGCCATGTGCATGACGTCATCATCACCAAGGAAGCCCCGAATTACCGCCTGGACTGAGACCGCCCGCTGACCTCGGGCGTTGGGCCATTGCCCCGCCCGCGGCGACGGCCGCCCCCAACCCCGGCCGGCCGCCGCCTGCACCGCCCTTGCCGGTCCCTTCCACAATCGGTTGTTGTGCTGACGCCGCGGCCATGCTATATATGGGCCGCTGGCGGGGCCATCCGCCTGAATTTAAATCGCTTCTCCCGCTTTTCACCCCCCACTTCAGACAGGTACCCGAATGCCTTCGACACCTGACTTCGTCCATCTCCACGTCCACACCCAATACAGCCTCCTGGACGGCGCCATCCGCATCGATTCGCTCCTCAAGCGGGTGACCGAATTCGGGATGTCCAGCGTGGCGATCACCGATCACGGCACCATGTTCGGGGCCGTCGAGTTTTACGACAAGGCCCGCCAGGCGGGCATCAAGCCGATCATCGGCTGCGAGTGCTACGTGGCGCCGCGCACCCTGCGGGACAAAACCCCCCTGGACAGCAAAGGAGTGACCCACCTGATCCTGCTGGCCCAAAACCAGGAGGGCTACCGCAATCTCTGCCAGCTGGCGTCGATTGCCCAGCTCCAGGGGTTTTACTACAAACCGCGCATCGACAAGAGCCTCCTGCAGGCCCACAGCAAGGGGCTGATCGCCCTTTCGGCCTGTCTGCAGGGCGAAATTCCGCGCCGCATCCGGGAAAACCGCCTGGATCTGGCCGATGCGGCCGCCCAAAGCTACCTGGAGATCTTCGGCGAGAACAACTTCTATTTGGAGGTCCAGCACAACGGGATCGAACTCCAGGAGCGGGTCAACGCGGCCCTGCGCGACATGAGCGCCCGCCTCTCGATCCCGCTGGTGGCCAGCAACGATTGCCATTACCTGGACAAGGACGACGTGCGCGCCCACGATGTCCTGCTGTGCATCCAGACCGGCAAGACCGTACGCGACAGCGAGCGTTTCAAATTCCGCACCGACCAGCTTTATTTCAAACCCCAGGAGGAGATGGCCGTCTATTTCAAGGACTACCCCGGCGCTATCGAAAACAGCGTCGCCATCGCCGAGCGCTGCCAGATCGAATTCGACTTCGGCACCTACCATTTTCCCCAGTTCGCCACCGAAACCGGCATGCCGCCGGCGGCGCTTTTCGAGCGCCAGGTGCGCGAGGGCTACGCGCGGGTCATGCAGAAAATCCGCCAGCTGAACCCCGCTGTGGACGAATCCGCCTATCGCGAACGCCTGGAGTTTGAAATCGAGATCATCAAAAGGATGAACTTCCCCGGCTATTTTCTGATCGTGGCCGACTTTATCCGCTATGCCAAGGACCACAATATCCCCGTCGGGCCCGGGCGCGGTTCGGCGGCCGGCAGTCTGGTGGCCTACAGCCTGGGGATCACCGACCTCGACCCCCTGGCCCACGGGCTGATTTTCGAGCGCTTTCTCAACCCCTCGCGCTCCAGTATGCCGGATATCGACGTGGATTTCTGCATCAACGGCCGTGAGGAGGTCTTCAAGTACGTCGTCCAGAAATACGGCGGCGGGGACTACGTGGCCCAGATCATCACCTTCGGAAAACTCAAGACCCGCGCCGTGATCCGGGATGTAGGGCGCGCCCTGGACATTCCCCTGCGGGAGGTGGACGCCATCGCCAAGATGGTGCCCGACAAGCTCGGGATCAAACTCGACGAAGCCCTCCGGCAGGAGCCCAAGCTGGCCCAGCTGGCCCAGGAGCAGCCGGAGATCGGCGATCTGATCAATATCTGCCGGGTCCTGGAGGGGCTGCCGCGGCACGCCTCGACCCACGCCGCCGGGGTGGTCATCGGCGACAAACCGCTGGTGGAATACCTGCCGCTTTACCGGGGCAAGAACAACGAAGTGGTGACCCAATTCGACATGAAGCGGGTCGAGCAGATCGGGCTGGTGAAGTTCGACTTCCTGGGGTTGCGCAACCTGACGGTGATCCAAAATGCGCTCGCGCTGATCCAGGACCTGGAGCAGGAACCGCCCGATCTGGCCAACCTGACCCTGGACGATACGGCCACCTACCGCCTGCTGTGCGCCGGGGACACCACCGGCGTATTCCAGCTGGAAAGCTCGGGCATGAAAGACCTGCTGGTGCGCCTTAAACCCGAATGTTTCAGCGACATCGTCGCCCTGGTGGCCCTCTACCGCCCCGGCCCGATGGAAAGCGGCATGATCGATGACTACGTCGAGCGCAAGCACGGCCGCAAACGGGTGTCCTACCTGCACCCGACCCTTGAGCCGATCCTGCAGGAAACCTACGGGGTCATCGTCTACCAGGAGCAGGTGATGAAAATCGCCAGCGAGCTGGCCAGCTACTCCATGGCCGAAGCCGACGGCCTGCGCAAGGCGATGGGCAAAAAGATCGCCGCCATCATGGCCCAGCAGCGCGACCGCTTCATGAAGGGCGCCGTCGAAAAGGACGTCCCGGCGGACACCGCCAAAGAGATTTTCGACCTCATGGAAAAATTCGGCGGCTACGGCTTCAACAAGTCGCACTCGGCCGCCTACGCCCTGATCACCTACCAGACCGCCTACCTCAAGACCCATTTTCCGGTGGCTTTCATGGCGGCCCTGCTCACCAGCGAAATGCACTCCTCAGACGGGGTGATCAAGTTCATCGCCGAATGCCGCAGCCACAACATCCCGGTGCAACCGCCGAACATCAACGAAAGCGACAAAACCTTCACCGTCAGGGACGAAGAGATCCTCTTTGGGCTGGTGGCGGTCAAAAACGTGGGCGAAGGCGCCATCGACGTTATCATCGCCGAGCGCCGAAACGGCCCGTTCACCTCGCTGTTTGATTTCTGCGAGCGGGTCGATCTGCGCAAGGTCAACAAACGGGTACTGGAAAGCCTGATCAAGTGCGGGGCCTTCGATTGCACCGGTGAGCCCCGCAGCCGGCTGTTCGCCGCCCTGGAGGATGCCCTGGACTACGGACAGCGGGTGCAGCGTGAAAAGGCCGACCCCCAGCTGGGCCTCTTCGACATGGGCAACAGCCCCTCGGTAGTCAACACGCCCCCGCTGCCCAAGATCCCCGAGTGGGAGGAACGGGAGCGCTTGGCCAACGAGAAGGAGGCGCTGGGGTTCTACATCACCGGTCACCCGCTGCAGCGCTATGAGGACGTCTTGGAGAAATTCACCAACGCCACCGCCGTCTCCCTGAAAGAGCGCCACGACGGAGAGGCCGTCAGAATCGGGGGGACCGTCAGCAGCGTCAAAACCATCCGCACCAAGAAGGGGGATCCGATGGCGTTCGTCACGGTGGAGGACGTCCAGGGCGCCGTGGAGGTGATCGTGTTTTCGTCCCTCTTCGGCGACGTCGAGGCCCTGCTCTTCGAGGACAACCCGGTCCTGGTTCAGGGCGTGCTGCAAAAAGACGACAAGTCGCTGAAGATCAAGGCCGATGCCGTCATCCCGATGGACAAGGCCGAGGAGACCTGGACCGCCAAGATCCATCTGCGGCTGGACGCCACCCGCACCGAAAAGCCGGTCCTGCAGGAGCTGCAGAAAATCCTGCGCAAACACCAGGGCAACTGCCAGGCGCTGCTGCATCTGACCTGCCCGGAAAAAAGCGAGACGATCATCGCCCTGCCCGAGCACCTGCGGGTCAAGGCCGGCGCCGCCCTTTTCAGGGAGGTCAACGCCCTGCTGGGCTACAACGCCGTTGAAACCGTCTGCAGTGCGATATTGGCCGCCCCGGATCCGAAAAACGGCTACGGTGGGGCCTACGGCCGCGGCCAGGCCCGGGCGAAGCGCGCCTGAGCAGCCGCTCTGCCAGCGGGATGAGAAAAGGATTGCTGCTTCTTGACCGGCAGCAAGCCCGCTTTCAAGCCGAATCGCCCGTAGCCGCCCCCCGATTGCCGCCAGCGGCACAAAAGGTCGGCACAGGTCGTTTTTTCGCGCCTCAGTCGCTCCCGCTTCCGACGCCGCGGCGGGCGTCGTCGGCCCGCCGCTGAAACTCTTCGATTTGGGCGTTCAAGTTCTGGATCTTCTTGTTCAGGGCCGTCAGCGAGTCGTCGCGTCTGGCCCGGGACATGCGCTGCAATTGCTCTTTTTCCTTTTCCAGGCGCGCTTTTTCTTCGCGCAGGCGCTGGTAGTCGCGCTCCAAAGCCTGCTGCCGCCTCTCTTCGCGGAGGTCGGTCTCACCGCGGCCGGCACTTGAAACCGCAGGGCCTCCGGTTCCGGGCGTCTGG
This sequence is a window from Desulfobacteraceae bacterium. Protein-coding genes within it:
- a CDS encoding thiamine pyrophosphate-dependent enzyme, which gives rise to MGKTFKKPESLTDVPTHYCPGCTHGVIHRLVAEVIDELGIRGRTVGIAPVGCAVLAYNYFNFDFQEAAHGRAPAMATGIKRVRPDLMVFTYQGDGDLASIGMAEIVHAANRGEKFTTVFVNNAVYGMTGGQMAPTTMPNQRTTTSPFGRKVEETGMPIRMAELLASLQTPAYIARQTVLKPKYIVKAKKCLKKAFQYQLEGRCFSFVEMVSTCPTNWGLTPSEAVKWSEETLLPYYQLGEFKTPE
- a CDS encoding 2-oxoacid:acceptor oxidoreductase family protein, coding for MQSEVMFAGFGGQGILLAGKILAHAAMEAGYEVAWIPSYGPEMRGGTAYCTVVISDRPIGSPIIRNPQHLVAMNRPSLEKFAPSVKAGGVVIINSSLIPVDAKRDDVDELKVPATDIADSLGSVKAANIVALAAFVARSGIVDFELFRECVKEEFAAKEKFIPLNMNAIDAGRKAAEK
- the hisC gene encoding histidinol-phosphate transaminase; this translates as MNLPAPDYILAIQPYEPGKPCEELEREYGISDSVKLASNENPLGPSPLAAAAVKDCLNSLHRYPDATGYRLTRQLAAKLGVSPANIVLGNGSDDLIGMLARVFLQPGDEVLIPKPAFMMYDITVRAAGAVPIYSPLRELVIDLEDMARRMGPKTRMVFITNPHNPTGSVVTRAAMDRFLSALPAGVVVVLDEAYVEFVRNPDSPDGCRYLDENRLLVALRTFSKAYGLAGLRIGYGLMPQAVAELLHRIRQPFNTNALAQAAACAALEDSTHLAHTLKTVHEGLAYLQAGLRRMQVRYFETEANFFLIDLERDAAAVHQKLLRQGVIVRPMGGYGYPRFLRVNAGLPSENERFLKALAAAL
- the cmk gene encoding (d)CMP kinase, whose translation is MASDPTHRRLVITIDGPAGAGKTTVSRTLAQRLGYRYVDTGALYRAVALAALQAGLRSDDDAGLERLCGRLKLAFASAQNGSPRLLSDGVDVSGQIRSPEVTLMASAVSARPPVRRGLLRMQRELGREGGAVFEGRDMGTVVFPGADVKFFLDASPHTRALRRYAEIHATTGQSLAEIEAAIRQRDANDRNRKLAPLQPAEDAISVDSTDLTIEQVVEQMLGHVLRKKHQLSA
- a CDS encoding 30S ribosomal protein S1; translated protein: MQETAETAATATSDPSLAEADVDTDSAPAEETMEDLMEMYEESIKRFREGEVVTGRIIAVDKDYVLVDIGYKSEGQIRIQEFRDENGEINAKLNDEVEVMVEYWDDEEERVILSKEKAAKVKVWDAIKTCYDDNGTIEGVITNRVKGGFSVDVGVQAFLPGSQADLRPIRNLDELVGKSFPFRILKYNRKRSNIVLSRRVLLEEEREAKRSQTLSSIHEGKIMAGTVKNITEYGVFVDLGGLDGLLHITDISWGRVKHPSELYSVGDKIQVKVLHLDLEKERVSLGVKQLVPDPWTTAAEKYPVGSRVNGKVVSLTDYGAFVELEEGIEGLIHVSEMSWTRKVRHPSKVVSVGEMVDAVVLDIKPDNRRISLGMKQVVPNPWDVINEKYPIGTTIEGKIKNITDFGLFVGIDEGIDGLIHISDISWTKRIKHPNEVYKKGDLVQAIVLDIDKENERFSLGIKQLQSDPWQTVAERYDVGKEITGTVTNVTDFGVFVELEEGIEGLVHVSEISKEKIKTPVGMYNVGDVITARVMNINSDDRRIGLSIKRMDMEDDQSLLSDYVNSMGPATSSFGEILRENLQGKLNEE
- the sppA gene encoding signal peptide peptidase SppA, with the translated sequence MFARRHPFLFFLLALTALVGGTVVCLSLILTLGFGVPRLDLGPKVGVIEISGAITEAEDTLARLKAFREDDTVQAIVIRIDSPGGGVGPAQEIYSEIRKTIPTKKIIASMGSVAASGGYYLAAAANGIVANPGTITGSIGVIMGYTDLQEVFRKIGLTPVVIKSGAFKDMGSPLREMSAEERAILQGFVDQIHEQFVQAVAEGRNMDSAAVAPLADGRIYSGQEALKLGLVDRLGNLSDAIAWAGNLGGIEGEPEVVYAREKTGAFLKYFLETAVKAVIEQIPAALSGSGYLTPGR
- a CDS encoding threonylcarbamoyl-AMP synthase; this translates as MLIQINPQNPQPRLIRKVVDTLRGGGVIAYPTDTFYGIGCDIMSKHAIERIYQLKQRDKKNPFSFICSDLTTISSYAKVSNYAYKTMRRLLPGPYTFVLEGSRLVPKIMLTKRRTAGIRVPDNAICIALVKELGNPILTTSAATPEGSVFHDPTLIQDYFGSRIDIVIDGGIVAGEPSSVISLIDDVPEVIRRGMGDVSMFE
- the guaB gene encoding IMP dehydrogenase; amino-acid sequence: MSIPPPQEAYSFDDVLLLPGYSDILPRDCSTKTRLTRDLALNIPVVSAAMDTVTESSTAISMAREGGIGFIHRNMGIENQAQEVDRVKKSESGMIINPVTITPEQPVREVLKLMERFRISGVPVTRGEQLVGIVTNRDLRFETNLDTPISEVMTKDQLVTVSEGISLEESKKLLHQHRIEKLLVVDRQGRLTGMITIKDIEKIKKYPNACKDSMGRLRVGAAVGVGADMEERAHALIAAGADVLVIDTSHGHSKNVIEAVQRLKSTFKGLQLVAGNVGTAEGAQALIAAGVDSVKIGIGPGSICTTRIVAGIGVPQISAIMNCREISEKTGVPLIADGGIKFSGDLTKALGAGAHCVMIGGMLAGVEESPGELIIYQGRSYKVYRGMGSLEAMKMGSKDRYYQTEQEADDKLVPEGIVGRVPYRGKLSETIHQLMGGLKAGMGYVGCRNVEELHRKARFIKISAAGLRESHVHDVIITKEAPNYRLD